Proteins encoded by one window of Erysipelothrix rhusiopathiae:
- a CDS encoding PadR family transcriptional regulator, with product MNTQFKKGVLELCVLSLLSQKEYYGYELISKISETIKITEGTIYPLLKRLKDDGYVSTKLVESSQGPSRKYYELTNRGKTYTKARIDEWYVFTGHVNELLGGENHD from the coding sequence ATGAATACTCAATTTAAAAAAGGTGTCTTAGAACTTTGTGTTCTATCTCTCCTATCTCAAAAAGAATATTATGGCTATGAATTAATCAGTAAAATTTCCGAAACCATCAAAATTACTGAGGGTACAATTTATCCACTTTTAAAACGACTTAAAGATGACGGTTATGTTTCCACAAAACTTGTTGAATCATCTCAAGGGCCGTCACGAAAATATTATGAATTAACCAATCGTGGAAAAACATATACAAAAGCACGCATCGATGAATGGTACGTATTTACCGGCCATGTAAATGAACTGTTGGGAGGAGAAAACCATGACTAA
- a CDS encoding threonine/serine exporter family protein, translated as MMTIVIQLVSAFAAALGFGIIIDVPKRALFCCGITGMMGWIVNWSLIQKSFDATLAIFIGAATVSMLSMQFAKYLKMPTTVFNIPAIFTLVPGIMAYQTVKAFIGADYILGIELLVRTFTLSVTIAIAIVMTEVIYRLIVRIIQRNFCS; from the coding sequence ATGATGACAATTGTTATTCAACTTGTGAGTGCTTTTGCGGCAGCACTGGGTTTTGGAATTATTATTGATGTTCCGAAGCGTGCTTTATTCTGTTGTGGAATTACAGGTATGATGGGTTGGATTGTGAATTGGAGTTTGATTCAAAAGAGTTTTGATGCGACCCTAGCAATTTTTATTGGTGCTGCAACGGTTTCGATGCTTTCGATGCAATTTGCGAAGTATTTAAAGATGCCAACCACAGTTTTTAATATTCCAGCAATTTTTACACTCGTTCCAGGGATTATGGCTTATCAAACGGTGAAGGCTTTTATTGGAGCAGATTATATTTTAGGTATTGAGTTGCTTGTTCGAACATTTACCTTGTCTGTAACGATTGCGATTGCGATTGTTATGACGGAGGTAATCTATCGACTTATAGTTCGGATAATTCAACGGAATTTTTGTAGTTAG
- the pflA gene encoding pyruvate formate-lyase-activating protein has protein sequence MKDSRTGYVRKFETMGMVDGPGIRTIAFLSGCPLRCLFCHNPDMWKTDPEDAITVDELMDKLRRFKPYFGEDGGVTFCGGEPLNQPEFLYEAMKACKAEGISTCLDTSGFGRPDTFDDILSVTDTILYDIKGLEEKKYREMTSAPIRVTHQFLEKAQEHGVATWIRVVIVPGFHDTYEYMDELAEYIAPLNNIERIELLPYHTMGVNKYELIDKEYPLEDVPPMNRDVCADLQTYLREKVETLRKEL, from the coding sequence ATGAAAGACTCTAGAACCGGTTATGTTCGTAAATTTGAAACAATGGGAATGGTGGACGGACCGGGAATTCGTACCATTGCATTCTTATCAGGATGCCCATTACGTTGTTTATTTTGCCATAATCCTGATATGTGGAAAACTGATCCGGAAGATGCCATTACCGTTGATGAATTAATGGATAAACTTCGTCGATTCAAGCCTTACTTTGGTGAAGATGGAGGGGTAACTTTCTGCGGTGGTGAACCGTTAAATCAACCCGAATTTTTATATGAAGCAATGAAAGCTTGTAAAGCAGAGGGAATTAGTACGTGTTTGGATACTTCAGGGTTTGGCCGTCCCGATACTTTTGATGATATCCTAAGTGTTACGGATACGATTCTTTATGACATTAAAGGACTTGAAGAAAAAAAATATCGTGAGATGACCAGTGCTCCGATTCGTGTGACACATCAATTCCTTGAAAAAGCTCAAGAACACGGTGTCGCAACGTGGATTCGAGTTGTGATAGTCCCAGGATTCCACGATACCTATGAATACATGGATGAACTTGCGGAATACATTGCACCACTCAATAATATAGAACGTATTGAATTACTGCCTTATCATACAATGGGTGTAAATAAGTATGAACTGATTGATAAGGAATATCCACTTGAGGATGTACCGCCCATGAACCGTGATGTATGTGCGGATTTACAAACTTATTTACGAGAAAAAGTTGAAACATTACGCAAAGAATTATAA
- a CDS encoding DUF1700 domain-containing protein, whose protein sequence is MTKNEYLYILRKNLQILPQNEIDDIIQDVHEHFEFGLAEGKDEIEISRTLGDPIEMARQYTGGIIYEEPPHHELNSASSTSIMTVLLKVFIAIILIGPVLAVYAVLFAFFISGVVLTFCSIPLLFGGVLPMVTIPTFGLLALASLGLFLLGIGMTWLTLFGFRGLNYCVKNFFKSNLGGKT, encoded by the coding sequence ATGACTAAAAACGAATACTTATACATACTCAGAAAAAATCTACAGATTTTACCACAAAATGAAATCGACGATATTATTCAAGACGTACATGAGCACTTTGAATTTGGACTTGCTGAAGGCAAAGATGAAATTGAAATATCAAGAACACTTGGTGATCCGATCGAAATGGCACGACAATATACGGGCGGAATAATTTATGAAGAACCACCACACCATGAACTAAACAGTGCTTCATCGACATCTATCATGACAGTACTTCTAAAAGTATTTATCGCAATAATTCTTATTGGACCAGTACTAGCAGTGTATGCTGTTTTATTTGCCTTCTTTATATCTGGAGTTGTCCTTACATTCTGCTCAATCCCCTTACTATTTGGAGGTGTCCTCCCTATGGTTACAATTCCAACCTTTGGTCTTCTCGCACTCGCATCACTTGGATTGTTCCTTCTCGGAATTGGTATGACTTGGCTTACTTTATTCGGGTTTCGAGGTCTCAATTATTGTGTCAAAAATTTCTTTAAATCGAATTTAGGAGGAAAAACATAG
- a CDS encoding threonine/serine exporter family protein, with product MKGNSMEKTEYEILLDACILAGKLMMENGAEMHRVEDTMNRILESKQGEGAGVSFVLPTGIFVTTSDGEQIKMKRIQKRRSNLAKLADVNQLSRLFSANQIDVYELYSSLKEINSDAMQYPVWMKYVAAAFVSAFMMLIFEGSLFDFPITMLLGTIGFGIHYYASKKLNVKFIAEFIASFSIGILTICLQRKGFIVDFETVIIGSIMLMVPGIPIMNSIRDFLVGNTISGTVFMVEALFIAIMIGSGIMASLQVMAGVFV from the coding sequence ATGAAAGGAAATTCAATGGAAAAGACCGAGTATGAAATATTATTAGATGCTTGTATTTTAGCGGGTAAACTTATGATGGAAAATGGTGCGGAAATGCATCGCGTTGAAGATACCATGAACCGTATTTTGGAATCCAAACAAGGTGAGGGTGCTGGTGTTAGTTTTGTCCTACCTACCGGTATTTTTGTGACGACTTCAGATGGGGAACAAATAAAAATGAAGCGAATCCAAAAACGTCGCAGTAATTTAGCCAAGTTGGCAGATGTAAATCAGTTATCGCGTCTTTTTAGTGCAAATCAAATTGATGTTTATGAACTGTACTCAAGTCTTAAAGAGATAAATAGTGATGCTATGCAATATCCTGTTTGGATGAAATATGTTGCTGCTGCATTTGTGAGTGCGTTTATGATGTTAATTTTTGAAGGGTCTCTTTTTGATTTTCCGATTACGATGCTTCTGGGTACAATCGGATTTGGAATTCATTATTATGCATCCAAGAAATTGAATGTTAAGTTTATTGCGGAATTTATTGCTTCTTTTAGTATCGGTATTTTAACAATTTGTCTCCAGAGAAAAGGATTTATTGTTGATTTTGAGACGGTTATTATTGGAAGTATTATGTTAATGGTTCCAGGAATTCCCATCATGAATTCGATCCGTGATTTTCTCGTAGGGAATACAATATCGGGAACCGTATTTATGGTTGAGGCATTGTTTATAGCGATTATGATTGGGTCGGGAATTATGGCATCGCTTCAAGTAATGGCGGGGGTGTTTGTATGA